Proteins from a genomic interval of Osmia bicornis bicornis chromosome 13, iOsmBic2.1, whole genome shotgun sequence:
- the LOC114875054 gene encoding myophilin: MASNRATKSGFAAEAQRKINSKYSEELAQECLEWIKTITGENINTTGDMDNFYETLKDGVLLCKLVNDIKDGSVKKINKTTLAFKCMENINAFLEAARALGVPAQETFQTVDLWERQNLNSVVICLQSLGRKAGNFGKPSIGPKEADKNVRNFTEEQLRAGQGVISLQYGSNKGANQSGINFGNTRHM; the protein is encoded by the exons ATGGCTAGTAACAGGGCGACCAAGTCAGGATTCGCAGCTGAGGCACAAAGAAAg ATCAACAGTAAATACAGCGAGGAGCTGGCGCAGGAATGTTTGGAATGGATCAAGACGATCACTGGCGAAAATATAAACACCACCGGGGACATGGACAACTTCTATGAAACGTTGAAGGACGGAGTCCTTCTTTGCAA GCTGGTGAACGATATCAAGGATGGATCagtgaagaaaattaataaaactacTCTAGCTTTCAAGTGCATGGAAAATATTAACGCCTTCCTTGAAGCTGCAAGAGCGTTAGGTGTACCCGCCCAGGAAACTTTCCAGACTGTTGATCTATGGGAGAGACAGAATCTTAATTCAGTTGTAATTTGCTTACAGTCTCTTGGTAGAAAG GCGGGTAATTTTGGTAAACCAAGTATCGGACCAAAGGAAGCGGACAAAAATGTCCGCAACTTCACCGAGGAACAATTAAGGGCTGGACAGGGTGTGATTAGCCTACAGTATGGTAGCAATAAGGGTGCCAATCAGAGTGGCATTAATTTTGGGAACACTAGACATATGTAA